The Tardibacter chloracetimidivorans region CAGCGTATCAAGGCCGCCAAGCCGGTCGTGGACCGTCGCGATCAATTCCTCCACCGCTTCGGGATCGCGTATGTTCGTGGACTGCGTCAGAATCTCCGTTCCAGTCGCCTCGTATATGGCGGCCTGCGTCGTCTTGAGCTTTTCCTCGTCGCGGCCGCAGATTGCCACGCTTGCGCCCAGTCGCACCGCAAGGAAGGCGGCGGCCTTGCCCATGCCGCTTCCACCGCCGGTGATGAGGATTCGCTGTCCGGACAGCAGATCGTCGCGGAACACCGTCTCGCGGCTGGCGAGATCGTCCTCGGTCAGACCGCGCTTCGGTCGTGTCGTGTCGTTCGGGTCGGGTCTGAACACCTTTGGTCGAGACATGCCCCCGGCTCCTTTTCCTGATCGATCGCCGGGCGCGCCGGCGCATAGTTTCATCCTGCTCTATCAGGACTCCACTAAAAAACAATCATGGATGTCTTTATTGTGCTCTTTTCATGCGCCGGTCCGCCGGATGCGAAAGCCGGCCGATCGCGTCAGATCGTTGCGGCCGATCCCAAAATCACGGTGGCCTGACTGGACAAGACGCCGCCATTGCCATGCGCCAGGGCGGTATTCACGTCCTTGATCTGGTTTGCGCCCTCGCCACGAATCTGCCGCGCCGCTTCCACGATTGCGAACAGCCCGTACATGCCGGGATGGCAATAGGACAGCCCGCCGCCGTTGGTGTTGACCGGCAGCTCGCCACCCGGGCCGATGCGCCCATTCGACACGAACCTTCCGCCCTCGCCCTTTGGACAGAAGCCCAGATCCTCAAGGAAGAGGATCGTGTTGATGGTGAAGGCGTCGTAGAGTTGCACCACGTCTATGTCCGACGGCCCGACGCCGGCCATGGCATAGGCGCGTGGGCCGGATTCGGCAGCGGCGGTGGTCGTCACGTCACCCGCCTGCGAGATCGCGTTCCACCAGGTCGCCGCCGCAGCGCCGAGAACGGGAACGGGCGGGCGTGGACCGTGGCGCGCGCGATCCGCCCGTGTCATGACGATTGCGGCCGCGCCGTCAGTCACGAGGCAGCAGTCCTTCACCGAAAGCGGGCTGCTGATCACCCGGGATTCGAGGCAGTCCTCGATCGTCAGCGGGCCTTTTGCAAAGGCTTCCGGATTACCGTTCGCCCACCCCCTTGCGGCGACGGCGACTTCGGCAAGCTGGGCGCGGGTCGTGCCATATTCGTGCATGTGGCGCGCGGCGGCGAGTGCATAGGATGAAATGGGAAAGAGCGGGCGGTAGGGCGCTTCCCAGACATTGTTCTTGAACGGCGTCGAAAGCTTGCCGCCTGCGGTGCGCTGGTTGGAGCCATAGGCGATCAGCGCCACGTCGATATAGCCGGCCGACAGCGCAAGCGCGGCCGTCGCCATATGGCTCATGAAGGCAGAGCCGCCGGTGCGGTTATTGTCGGTGAAGCGCGGTTGCAGGCCAAGATATTCGGCAAGCGACAGGCCTGCGAAGAAATCGTCGGGCAGGCAGATGAACAGACCGTCGACGTCGCCCAGCCGCAAGCCCGCATCCGCGATCGCAAGCATGGACGCCTTGGCAGCAAGCTCCAGCGAAGTGTGGCCCGGCGCTTCGCCTACTCCATAAGTCGCAAGGCCCGTGATCGCGGTCGATCCGCGTGGAAAGGTGCCGCCCATCAAAGCCTCCTCAAACCGGATCGAACACGAGAATCGGCGTCTCGTCTTCCTGCGCGACGCGCGCTTTCACCTTCATGCCGATCCGAACGTCTTCGGCAGCCATGCCTTCGACCCGGCTCATCAGCCTTGGCCCTTCGTCGAGGTCTATCAGCGCGACATGATAGGGCGCGGCCGGCGGTTTGCGGCCGATGACGGAGACCGAATAGACGGTGCCCGTGCCCATGGCCTCCACCCATTCAAGATCGGTCTCGCCCGTTCCGGGTTCCATCACGCGCGGCGGAAAATAGCGCGTTCCGGTTGATTGCGCCCGTTGCAGCAGAAACCGTCCTTCGGCCAGCGCCGCGCGCCACACGGCCTCGGGAGCTTCGTCGGTGATCATGGGTTCTCTCCCTCTCCGGTGATCAGGGCCTTGCTATCGAGGAGCGACTCGATCTCGGCCTCGGTGAAGCCGTTTTCGCGCAGCACGGCCCTGCTGTCTGCGCCAAGCGCCGGTCCGGGGTCGCCGATCGCTCCCGGCGTTTCCGAAAAGCCGGTCGGTATGCCCGGAAAACGCAGGCGCCCCTGATCGGTATCCCGCTCTTCCCAGAAGCCGGTCGCCTCCAGATGCGGATCATGCAGCAGATCGGAGGGGCTTGCGATCGGCGTGGCCGGAATTTCGGCCTTTCGCATCAGTTCCAGCCATTCGTCGGTCGTCTGCTGCTCCATCACCGTGGCCAGCCTGGCGAGCACCGCGCCGATATTCTCCGTCCGGCTACGCATCGATGCGAACATCGGGTCGCGCGACCATTCGGGGTCGCCCAGCGCGGCAAAGAAGGCGCGCCAGTGTTTGTCGTTATAGATCATCACGCCGATATAACCGTCGCGGGTACGGTAGGGCCTGCGCGCCTCTGAGGTGACGCGGGGATATTCGGGCGGGCCGAGCGGCGGATCGAAGATCGATCCGCACAGATGCTCGATCATGGTGAACGAGACGAGCGTCTCGAACATCGGGATTTCGATCTCCTGCCCCAGGCCGGAGCGTTCGCGGGCGAAAAGCGCCGCCACGATCGCATAGGCGCCGGTCAGCCCCGCCACCTTGTCGGCGACGACCGTGCCCAGATAGGTCGGCTTGCCCCCGGACAGCCGGGCCTGAAGATCGACCAGCCCCGACGCCGCCTGGACGATGTCGTCATAGGCGGGAAAGTCCCGATAGGGGCCTGTCCGCCCGAAGCCGTAAAGATTGGCGTAGATGATCCGCGGATTTGCGGATTTGAGCGCGGTATAGTCCAGCCCGAGCCGCCCGATCGCCTGAGCGCGCATCGAATGGACGAAGACGTCGGCCGTTTCCGCCAGCCGCAACAGCGCGGTGCGTGCGGCGGGTTGCTTCAGGTCCAGCGCGAGGCTGCGCTTGCCGCGATTGACGTTGAGGAACATGCCGCCGCGCGATGCGTCCTGCCCGGGCGGCAGGAAGCGTGTGGTGTCGCCGGTCGGGCCTTCGATCTTGATGACGTCCGCCCCCAGATCGGCGAAGATCTGGGTCGCATAGGGGCCCATCAGAACGCTCGTCAGGTCAAGGATACGAACGCCCGCCAGCGGACCCTGGCCGCGCCCGCTCATCGCCCTGCTCCGGGGCTTGTCAAACAGGCCGCGAGGCATAGGCTCGTGCGTGTGTACGCATGAGAGGGACTGGAACCGTGAAGGCTCATCTGGTTGCGGCTGGAAAATATCATGATATCGACTTTGCAAGGTTGGAGTTGCTGAAACTGCTGGCCGAGCATCCTGAAATCCGCACGTCCGTCTCCTCGGATTATGCCGATACGGCGCGCATCGAAGCGGCCGATCTGCTTGTCACCTACACTTGCGATCTGGTGCCGACGCCGGACCAGACCGCGACAATTCGCGCCTTTCTTGAGCGCGGCGGGCGCTGGCTCGCGCTCCACGGCACGAACTCGATCCTGCGAATCGCCGATGACGGCGTCGTCGACACCCCCGACGAAGCGCCCGAGTTCATGGAGCTTGCCGGCAGCCGTTTTGCCGCGCACCCGCCGATCGAGCCGTTCAAGGTCTTCGTCACCCGGCCTGATCATGCGCTGACCACAGGCCTGCGCGATTTCCGGATCGAGGACGAACTCTATCTCACCCGCCCGACCGCCGAGATCGACGTGCTGCTCCACACCAGCTTCACCGGTAGCTGCCCGGAATTCCGCGACGCCGAGTGGGACGAACCGCAGGTGCCCGTCCTCTATCTGCGAAAGCTCGGCAAGGGCGCCGTCCTCTATCTGACGCTGGGTCATTGCCGTGGCCACTACGACATGCTCCCTGCCACAAAATTCTGGCCCCATCCTCAGCGCTGCGGATGGAATTATCCGATATTCCACGAACTCCTTCGCCGGGGCATCCGGTGGGGGATGCCGGGCATGTTATGACGCTTTCTGGAGGAGGGGGTTCATCGAACGGATCTGGTCCTCCACAAGTTTCAGCATCGGCTCGACCATCGCCTCGTCCGCCGCGCCGGTTTGCACATTGATCGCGAGGCCCTCCAGAACGGTCTGGGAAAGCGTCATCGCCAGGTTGAACTGGTCGCGATCCGCCCATTCGGGGAAAAGTGAAAAGGCCATGGCCATGTAGCGCTCGCGGAACTCCACCTGCAAAGGCTGGAGGATGCGCGCGAGATCGGCATGGGTGCGCGCCGCAAGCGCCAGTTCGTGAAAGGCGATGAACGCGGGTTTCTGCAGTTGCCGCCAATAGGTGCGGACCAGAGTCGCCGGATCGTGCTGGTCGGTTTCCGCCGCGCGCCGGAAGGCCCGCAGCCGCTTTTCGTGAAGCTCGATGATGGCGGCCTTGATCAGCGCCATGCCGTTTTCGAAATGGTGCAGCATCGCGCCGCGGGAAAGACCCGCCTCGTTCGCGATCTGGGGCGTGGTGGTGTTGGAATAGCCGCTCTTGACGATGCAGCGGATCGTCGCTTCAATCAGCCGCGCGCGGGTCTGGCCGCTTTTCAGCGACTGGAGCGTAGGTGCGGCGGAGCCGCTTTCCTTGGTCTTTCGGCCGTTAGAGCCGGATCGCAATGCTGCCAGCGCCATCTAATATCGCTTCCTTTCCATAAATCAAACATGATTGTTTTTTATCGAAGTTGTCAAGCGACGAATACACTTCAAACCCCCATGGGCACAAGGGCGAAGGGCAAGTGCGTGCCCAAATCAAAAACAATCATGCATGTTTTTTGCTTGCCAATTGAGCCGGCTTGGTCCAGATAAATGAGGCGAAGAGATTTCATTGGTCCCGGCGTGGTTTAGCCCGCGCCGCTGGTGGCAGGATCGGCCGCAAGCGACCGGGCAAGACAGGGTTGAGGAGACGAAGGATGGATCTGGGGCTCCAGGGAAAAAAGGCGATCATCGTCGGCGCGGCGCGCGGCATCGGAATGGCCACGGCCGAAGTTCTTGCCCGCGAAGGTTGCGACCTCGCCATCACCGCCCGGTCGGAGGATGGCGTCAAGGACGCCGTCGCGAACCTCGGGAAATACGGAACCAAGGTCATCGGCAAGGCGGTGAACGTCAAGAAGGCGGATGATTACAAGGCGTGGCTGGCCTGGGCGCTGGATGAGATGGACGGCTGCGACATACTTGTCCCGATCAGTTCGGCAGGCGGCGGCATGGGCAGCGAGAAATACTGGCACAATGCCTTTGAGGTGGATGTGATGGGCCCGGTCCGCGCCGTTGAGGCGGTGATCCCCGGCATGACGGAGAAAGGCTCCGGCTCGATCGTTCTGATCGCAACCACTTCGGCGGCCGAAGCGATGGGCGGCCCGCAGGCCTATAATGCGATGAAGGCTTCGCTCGTGACCTGGGGAAAGCAGCTTGCGCTTTTCCATGGCAAGGACGGCATTCGCGTGAACGTCGTCTCTCCCGGTCCCGTCGAGTTCGAGGGCGGCAATTGGGACATGATCAAGGGCACGATGGAAAAATTCTACCAGTCGCAGTTGCGCCAGCAGCCGACCGGGCGGCTGGGCACGCCGGAAGAGATCGCGCGCTGCATCGCCTTTCTCGCCAGCCCCGCGGCAAGCTGGTGCAACGGCTCGCACCTGGTGGTCGACGGCGGCTTCACCAATCGCACCCATTTCTGATCGGCGCGGGGATACTCGAGGAACAGCCATGCCCGACGTCAAGCGCAAGGTTGAGGTGATCCGGGTCAATCCGCAGGATTGGCCGGACGGCACGCCTGCCTGGAAGGCGGAAGACCCGGAGCTGGGCCACGACATCATCCCCGCCGAACGATATACCAGCGAAGCGTTCATGAAGCTGGAGTGGGAGCGGATCTGGACAAAGGTCTGGCTGGTCGGCGGCCGTTCGGACGACATCAAGGAGCCGGGCGACTATATCTGCACCGAGATCGGCAAGGAATCGGTGCTGATCGTCCGCCAGCATGACGGCTCGGCCCGGGCCTTCCCCAACGTCTGCCTTCACCGCGGAAACCGGCTGCGGCCGGAAGGGCTGGGCAACGCGGAGAACTTCCGCTGCATGTACCATCACTGGACCTATGGGCTGGACGGAAAGATCGAGCGGATTCCCGATCTCGACACCTTCCCCCAGGGCTGCCCGCCCGGAGCGAGGCTGCCAAGCTATCCGTGCGGGGAATGGGGCGGGTTCGTCTGGTATTCGCTCAATCCGGATGTGGAGCCGCTTGAGCAATATCTGGATCCCATGCCCCAGCACCTCAACCCCTACCACATGGAGCGCATGGCCTGGGTGCGCGACATCACGGTGGAATGGGACTGCAACTGGAAGGCAAGTGTCGACGCCTTCAGCGAGACCTATCATGTGCAGGGCATCCACCCGCAGCTCCAATGGTATCTCGACGACGTGAACGTCCAGATCGACTGCTATGGCAGGCACAACCGCTATATCGTGCCGTTCGCCGCGATCAGCCCGCGCGTCGCGCTGCCGTCCTCGATCCCGCCCGCCATCTACGAAATCATGGTGAAAGCGGGGATGGACCCGGCCGAATATGAAGGCCGCGTCAGCGACATCCGCCGCGATGTCCAGCTGTTCAAGCGCAAGCACGGCCTGGAACAGGGCAAGGACTATTCGGAGCTGAACGACGACCAGCTGACCGACGATTATCACTACACGATCTTCCCGAACGTTTCGATGAACGTGCACGCAGACGACGTCATGATGTTCCGCCAGCGGCCGCATCCGACCAATCCGGACAAGATGTTCTACGACGTCTGGCTGT contains the following coding sequences:
- a CDS encoding aromatic ring-hydroxylating oxygenase subunit alpha, producing the protein MPDVKRKVEVIRVNPQDWPDGTPAWKAEDPELGHDIIPAERYTSEAFMKLEWERIWTKVWLVGGRSDDIKEPGDYICTEIGKESVLIVRQHDGSARAFPNVCLHRGNRLRPEGLGNAENFRCMYHHWTYGLDGKIERIPDLDTFPQGCPPGARLPSYPCGEWGGFVWYSLNPDVEPLEQYLDPMPQHLNPYHMERMAWVRDITVEWDCNWKASVDAFSETYHVQGIHPQLQWYLDDVNVQIDCYGRHNRYIVPFAAISPRVALPSSIPPAIYEIMVKAGMDPAEYEGRVSDIRRDVQLFKRKHGLEQGKDYSELNDDQLTDDYHYTIFPNVSMNVHADDVMMFRQRPHPTNPDKMFYDVWLFELVPDGEEWPERPKHKRFKHGDKSIGQVLDQDAFNLPTVQKGMHSDAFKGLWIGDQELRIRHFHKVLDDHIYGPGGKGPGDI
- a CDS encoding CaiB/BaiF CoA transferase family protein, translated to MSGRGQGPLAGVRILDLTSVLMGPYATQIFADLGADVIKIEGPTGDTTRFLPPGQDASRGGMFLNVNRGKRSLALDLKQPAARTALLRLAETADVFVHSMRAQAIGRLGLDYTALKSANPRIIYANLYGFGRTGPYRDFPAYDDIVQAASGLVDLQARLSGGKPTYLGTVVADKVAGLTGAYAIVAALFARERSGLGQEIEIPMFETLVSFTMIEHLCGSIFDPPLGPPEYPRVTSEARRPYRTRDGYIGVMIYNDKHWRAFFAALGDPEWSRDPMFASMRSRTENIGAVLARLATVMEQQTTDEWLELMRKAEIPATPIASPSDLLHDPHLEATGFWEERDTDQGRLRFPGIPTGFSETPGAIGDPGPALGADSRAVLRENGFTEAEIESLLDSKALITGEGENP
- a CDS encoding TetR/AcrR family transcriptional regulator, whose protein sequence is MALAALRSGSNGRKTKESGSAAPTLQSLKSGQTRARLIEATIRCIVKSGYSNTTTPQIANEAGLSRGAMLHHFENGMALIKAAIIELHEKRLRAFRRAAETDQHDPATLVRTYWRQLQKPAFIAFHELALAARTHADLARILQPLQVEFRERYMAMAFSLFPEWADRDQFNLAMTLSQTVLEGLAINVQTGAADEAMVEPMLKLVEDQIRSMNPLLQKAS
- a CDS encoding SDR family NAD(P)-dependent oxidoreductase, with the protein product MDLGLQGKKAIIVGAARGIGMATAEVLAREGCDLAITARSEDGVKDAVANLGKYGTKVIGKAVNVKKADDYKAWLAWALDEMDGCDILVPISSAGGGMGSEKYWHNAFEVDVMGPVRAVEAVIPGMTEKGSGSIVLIATTSAAEAMGGPQAYNAMKASLVTWGKQLALFHGKDGIRVNVVSPGPVEFEGGNWDMIKGTMEKFYQSQLRQQPTGRLGTPEEIARCIAFLASPAASWCNGSHLVVDGGFTNRTHF
- a CDS encoding ThuA domain-containing protein — its product is MKAHLVAAGKYHDIDFARLELLKLLAEHPEIRTSVSSDYADTARIEAADLLVTYTCDLVPTPDQTATIRAFLERGGRWLALHGTNSILRIADDGVVDTPDEAPEFMELAGSRFAAHPPIEPFKVFVTRPDHALTTGLRDFRIEDELYLTRPTAEIDVLLHTSFTGSCPEFRDAEWDEPQVPVLYLRKLGKGAVLYLTLGHCRGHYDMLPATKFWPHPQRCGWNYPIFHELLRRGIRWGMPGML
- a CDS encoding Zn-ribbon domain-containing OB-fold protein, with the protein product MITDEAPEAVWRAALAEGRFLLQRAQSTGTRYFPPRVMEPGTGETDLEWVEAMGTGTVYSVSVIGRKPPAAPYHVALIDLDEGPRLMSRVEGMAAEDVRIGMKVKARVAQEDETPILVFDPV
- a CDS encoding thiolase, producing MGGTFPRGSTAITGLATYGVGEAPGHTSLELAAKASMLAIADAGLRLGDVDGLFICLPDDFFAGLSLAEYLGLQPRFTDNNRTGGSAFMSHMATAALALSAGYIDVALIAYGSNQRTAGGKLSTPFKNNVWEAPYRPLFPISSYALAAARHMHEYGTTRAQLAEVAVAARGWANGNPEAFAKGPLTIEDCLESRVISSPLSVKDCCLVTDGAAAIVMTRADRARHGPRPPVPVLGAAAATWWNAISQAGDVTTTAAAESGPRAYAMAGVGPSDIDVVQLYDAFTINTILFLEDLGFCPKGEGGRFVSNGRIGPGGELPVNTNGGGLSYCHPGMYGLFAIVEAARQIRGEGANQIKDVNTALAHGNGGVLSSQATVILGSAATI